The following are encoded together in the Armatimonadota bacterium genome:
- a CDS encoding HAD-IA family hydrolase translates to MNGSIRAVCFDVDGTLIDTVQLILQSLRHAYRFGLGREFSDEELRPLIGMPLDPQMRYFDHLSSAPLNHESMAQEEMAYFEANKHLERIVPEAVEALKAAKHSGRKTALVTSKNRAELATALPRLGVAEQLDAIVGCDDVPRPKPAPDSMQEAMRRLNADPKETILIGDTLYDLRCGREAGARVAAVGWGAGTREELTAFEPEFFFEAPAQLLNWIKELPPIEPNAKKKEDRARAVAASDAR, encoded by the coding sequence ATGAACGGATCGATCCGAGCGGTATGCTTCGACGTCGACGGCACATTGATCGACACCGTTCAACTCATCCTTCAATCCCTGCGCCATGCATACCGATTCGGCCTTGGCCGCGAATTTTCCGATGAAGAACTTCGACCGCTGATCGGCATGCCTTTAGACCCTCAGATGCGGTATTTTGACCATCTATCGTCGGCGCCGCTGAACCACGAATCGATGGCGCAGGAAGAGATGGCCTACTTCGAGGCGAACAAGCATCTGGAGAGAATTGTGCCGGAGGCCGTCGAAGCGCTGAAGGCCGCTAAGCATTCTGGTCGCAAGACCGCGCTAGTAACATCCAAGAATCGAGCCGAACTGGCAACAGCGCTCCCAAGACTCGGCGTCGCCGAGCAGCTGGACGCCATCGTGGGATGCGACGATGTCCCAAGACCTAAGCCCGCGCCCGATTCGATGCAGGAGGCCATGCGCCGCCTGAACGCCGATCCCAAGGAGACGATCCTAATCGGCGACACCCTTTACGACCTGCGATGCGGCAGAGAGGCGGGAGCCCGCGTCGCCGCCGTCGGATGGGGAGCCGGCACGCGAGAAGAACTGACAGCTTTTGAACCAGAGTTCTTCTTTGAAGCCCCGGCTCAATTACTAAACTGGATTAAGGAACTCCCGCCGATTGAACCCAATGCCAAGAAAAAAGAAGACCGAGCAAGAGCCGTCGCCGCAAGCGACGCCCGTTGA